The genomic DNA GGCCGGCCAGAAGTTCGCGCACCGCGACTTCCCGCCGGAGCTGCTGCACGCGCTGCGCGAGGCGGTGGCGCGCGGCACGAAGGTGCTCAGCGTCTGCACGGGCGCGTTCCTGCTCGCCCAGGCCGGGCTGCTGGACGGCCGCCGCTGCACGACGCACTGGCTCTACACCGACATGCTCAAGCGCGAGTACCCGGACGCGCTGGTCGAGCCCGACGTGCTCTACGTCGCCGACGGCCCGGTGCTCACCTCCGCCGGCACCGCCTCCGGCATCGACGCCTGCCTCGCCCTCGTACGCGAGGAGCAGGGCAGCAAGGTGGCCAACGCGATCGCCCGCCGCATGGTCGTACCGCCGCACCGGGACGGCGGCCAGGCGCAGTACATCGACCGGCCGGTGCGCGGCACGTGCGACGACGACGCCATCGCCCGCGTGCTGGCCTGGATGCAGGAGCACCTGGACGAGGACGCCACGGTGGAGCAGTTGGCGGCGCGGGCGCATCTGGCGCCGCGGACGTTCGCCCGCCGCTTCCAGCAGGAGACGGGCACGACGCCGTACCAGTGGCTGCTCGGCCAGCGGCTGCTGCTGGCACAGCAGTTGCTGGAGGAGACCGACGCCACGGTGGACGCCATCGCCACCCGCGCGGGCTTCGGCAACGCGGCGACGCTGCGCCACCACTTCCTGCGCCGGCTGGACACCACGCCGAACGCCTACCGGCGGACGTTCCGCGGCCCGGCCGTCGGCGCGGGGCGCTGACGGCCGGG from Streptomyces sp. CMB-StM0423 includes the following:
- a CDS encoding GlxA family transcriptional regulator, whose amino-acid sequence is MLSNVVCLLTDDVNAFELGVVCEVFGMDRREEGLPLYDFSFAAPRPGRVTVHPGLPVDVPHGLERFTDADLIAIPAGQKFAHRDFPPELLHALREAVARGTKVLSVCTGAFLLAQAGLLDGRRCTTHWLYTDMLKREYPDALVEPDVLYVADGPVLTSAGTASGIDACLALVREEQGSKVANAIARRMVVPPHRDGGQAQYIDRPVRGTCDDDAIARVLAWMQEHLDEDATVEQLAARAHLAPRTFARRFQQETGTTPYQWLLGQRLLLAQQLLEETDATVDAIATRAGFGNAATLRHHFLRRLDTTPNAYRRTFRGPAVGAGR